The following are encoded in a window of Vigna unguiculata cultivar IT97K-499-35 chromosome 8, ASM411807v1, whole genome shotgun sequence genomic DNA:
- the LOC114194449 gene encoding uncharacterized protein LOC114194449 — protein sequence MEEIELNMHWDDVVCPICLDFPHNSVLLQCSSYDNGCRAFVCDTNQLHSNCLDRFKNSSGVPASLVSSTASAENTENSNAKESNGECNLTCPLCRGEVSGWIVVDKARGHLDEKKRCCDEVRCAFMGSYLELQKHAQLEHPHARPSKVDPARQLDWENFQQSSEIIDVLSTIHSEIPRGVVLGDYVIEYGDDDARDEFEDFPGDEGNWWTSCILYFDNFRRSRNRRRARVSHTRRGNRRLSYDTSNSDEGSVASVEYPDYRIEETDDDFVSTSGSSRSSAGYRRSHRRRSRFYDN from the exons ATGGAGGAGATTGAGTTGAATATGCATTGGGACGATGTAGTCTGTCCTATATGTTTGGATTTTCCTCATAATAGTGTTCTTCTCCAGTGTTCATCCTATGATAACGGATGTCGTGCTTTTGTTTGTGACACAAATCAATTGCACTCTAATTGTTTGGATCGCTTCAAAAATTCAAGCGGCGTGCCAGCCTCTCTGGTGTCTTCTACTGCTTCTGCTGAAAATACTGAAAATAGCAATGCTAAGGAATCAAATGGTGAATGCAATCTGACTTGCCCCTTGTGTAGAGGTGAGGTTTCTGGGTGGATTGTTGTCGATAAAGCTCGTGGTCATCTTGATGAGAAGAAGCGCTGTTGTGATGAGGTGCGATGTGCATTCATGGGAAGTTACTTGGAGCTACAAAAACATGCTCAGCTTGAACATCCTCATGCACGCCCATCAAAAGTTGATCCGGCACGCCAACTTGACTGGGAGAATTTTCAACAATCATCAGAGATCATAGATGTTCTAAGTACTATTCATTCAGAAATTCCCAGAGGGGTGGTTCTTGGAGATTATGTGATTGAGTATGGAGATGACGATGCTAGAGATGAGTTTGAGGACTTCCCTGGAGATGAGGGCAACTGGTGGACCTCATGTATTCTGTACTTTGACAACTTCAGAAGATCAAGAAATAGAAGAAGAGCAAGAGTCAGTCACACAAGAAGGGGTAATCGCCGTTTAAGTTATGATACTTCAAATTCTGATGAAGGTTCCGTCGCATCTGTGGAGTATCCAGATTATAGGATAGAAGAGACTGATGATGATTTTGTTAGTACAAGTGGCTCTTCAAGGAGTAGTGCTGGTTATCGCAG ATCCCATAGACGCCGGTCCCGCTTTTATGACAATTAG
- the LOC114195269 gene encoding cytoplasmic 60S subunit biogenesis factor REI1 homolog 1, producing the protein MPGLTCNACNTEFKDDTEQKLHYKSEWHRYNLKRKVAGVPGVTEALFLARQSVIAQEKNKLSETPMMYTCGLCGKDYKSSKAHAEHLKSRGHMMRASEGTSDADEKAIIKPLAQRVVNRPPPRREVDNSENEESEDEWEEVDPEDDLADGAAKSLTGLNVNEQGENVDMDEDEDEDDNDEDDFELDPSCCFMCDQKHKTIEDCMVHMHKQHGFFIPDVEYLKDPKGLLTYLGLKVKRDYECLYCNDRCYPFSSLEAVRKHMVAKSHCKVHFGDGDDEEEVELEEFYDYSSSYVDDQGKQIIVSGETGNNVELVGGSELVITRKSGDRTSTRTLGSREFLRYYRQKPRPSPANSMAITAALASRYRSMGLTTVQSREQIVRMKVLKEMSRSGVENMRTKIAMKSNVIRNLPKNVPY; encoded by the exons GTGGCTGGTGTTCCTGGTGTGACGGAAGCACTGTTTCTGGCTAGGCAATCTGTGATTGCTCaagagaaaaacaaattgaGTGAGACCCCCATGATGTATACCTGCGGTCTTTGTGGAAAGGATTATAAAAGTTCAAAAGCTCATGCTGAGCACCTTAAATCTCGTGGTCATATGATGCGGGCCTCTGAAGGAACTAGTGATGCAGATGAGAAGGCAATAATTAAGCCACTTGCACAACGTGTTGTGAATAGACCTCCTCCTAGAAGAGAGGTAGATAACTCTGAAAATGAAGAAAGTGAGGATGAATGGGAGGAGGTTGATCCCGAAGATGATTTGGCTGATGGGGCTGCAAAGTCCTTGACAGGTTTGAATGTGAATGAGCAAGGTGAAAATGTTGATatggatgaagatgaagatgaagatgacaaCGATGAGGATGACTTTGAGTTAGACCCTTCATGTTGCTTTATGTGTGatcaaaagcacaaaacaaTTGAAGACTGCATGGTTCACATGCACAAGCAGCACGGATTCTTCATTCCAGATGTTGAGTATTTGAAGGATCCAAAAGGCCTCCTCACATATCTTGGCCTTAAG gTCAAAAGGGACTACGAGTGTCTGTATTGCAATGATCGATGTTATCCTTTCAGCAGCTTAGAAGCAGTCAGGAAACATATGGTAGCAAAAAGCCATTGTAAAGTGCATTTTGGTGATGGTGATGATGAGGAGGAGGTAGAGTTAGAGGAGTTCTATGACTACAGCAGTAG ttaTGTGGATGATCAGGGCAAGCAGATCATTGTATCTGGTGAAACAGGTAACAATGTAGAACTTGTTGGTGGGTCTGAGCTCGTAATCACCCGAAAATCTGGTGATAGAACATCAACCAGAACACTTGGTTCTCGAGAATTTTTGCGTTACTATCGTCAGAAACCCCGTCCATCACCGGCAAATAGTATGGCCATTACTGCTGCGTTGGCTTCAAG GTACAGGAGCATGGGCTTGACCACTGTCCAATCAAGGGAGCAAATTGTGAGGATGAAAGTGCTGAAGGAAATGAGTAGGTCAGGTGTGGAGAATATGCGTACCAAGATAGCAATGAAGAGTAATGTTATCCGAAACCTGCCAAAGAATGTCCCATATTAG